A region of Jatrophihabitans sp. DNA encodes the following proteins:
- a CDS encoding acyl-CoA dehydrogenase family protein: MTIAPQADFNALDRLDLLDLDDTLDSEDRLLRDTVRRFATEQLRPHIAEWFEAGTLPARDLALEFGKLGVLGMHLQGYECAGAKASQYALACTEIEAVDSGLRSLVSVQGSLAMYAIHAYGSEEQKREWLPRMARGEAIGCFGLTEADAGSDPSSMRTYARRSGPGEDADWILHGSKMWITNGSISEVAVVWARTDDGVRGFLVEKGTPGYTSSDVHHKISLRASITSELSFDEVRLPASAQLPEARGLRAPLGCLTEARFGIISGVVGAARDSLASALDYANSRVQFGRPISGFQLTQRKLAELAVTVANMQLVSRRLGELKDAHQLQPHQVSFGKFSNVRSALEVCREARSILGGSGITTEYPALRHAVNLETVYTYEGTHEVHTLVLGERLTGFSAYR, from the coding sequence ATGACGATCGCACCTCAGGCCGACTTCAACGCTCTGGACCGGTTGGACCTGCTCGACCTCGACGACACCCTGGACAGCGAGGATCGGCTGCTTCGCGACACCGTCCGCAGGTTCGCCACCGAGCAGCTTCGTCCGCACATCGCCGAGTGGTTCGAGGCGGGCACCTTGCCGGCTCGAGACCTGGCGCTGGAGTTCGGCAAGCTCGGCGTGCTCGGCATGCACCTGCAGGGTTACGAGTGCGCCGGCGCCAAGGCCAGTCAGTACGCGCTGGCCTGCACCGAGATCGAGGCGGTCGATTCGGGCCTGCGGTCCCTGGTCAGCGTGCAGGGCTCGCTGGCGATGTATGCCATCCACGCCTACGGCAGCGAGGAGCAGAAGCGTGAGTGGCTGCCCAGGATGGCCCGCGGCGAGGCGATCGGCTGCTTCGGCCTGACCGAGGCCGACGCCGGCTCGGACCCGTCGTCGATGCGCACCTACGCCCGCCGCTCCGGCCCGGGCGAGGACGCCGACTGGATCCTGCACGGCTCGAAGATGTGGATCACCAACGGCTCGATCTCCGAGGTCGCCGTGGTGTGGGCACGCACCGACGACGGCGTGCGGGGCTTCCTGGTCGAGAAGGGCACCCCTGGGTACACCAGCTCCGACGTGCATCACAAGATCTCGCTGCGCGCCTCGATCACCTCTGAGCTGAGCTTCGACGAGGTCCGGTTGCCGGCCAGTGCCCAGCTGCCCGAGGCCCGCGGGCTGCGCGCGCCGCTGGGGTGCCTGACCGAGGCGCGGTTCGGGATCATCAGCGGCGTGGTCGGCGCGGCCCGCGACTCCCTGGCCAGCGCCCTGGACTACGCCAACAGCCGGGTCCAGTTCGGCCGGCCGATCTCGGGCTTCCAGCTGACCCAGCGCAAGCTGGCCGAGCTGGCGGTGACGGTGGCCAACATGCAGCTGGTGTCGCGCCGGCTGGGCGAACTCAAGGACGCCCACCAGCTCCAGCCACACCAGGTCAGCTTCGGCAAGTTCTCCAACGTTCGCTCAGCCTTGGAGGTCTGCCGGGAGGCTCGCAGCATCCTGGGTGGTTCGGGCATCACCACCGAGTACCCGGCGCTGCGGCACGCGGTGAACCTGGAGACGGTCTACACCTACGAGGGCACTCACGAGGTGCACACCCTGGTGCTCGGCGAGCGGCTCACCGGGTTCTCCGCCTACCGCTGA
- a CDS encoding MarR family transcriptional regulator — protein sequence MSGPLPFDPVERASDSWAKHYPEAGEQVYAAMRAVTSIMRAQQILIAGLDASLRPFGLTFARYEALVLLTFSSTGALPLSKIGERLQVHATSVTNLIDRLEASGMVRREPNPRDGRGTLAVLTDEGRRVADAATRELHKNQFGLQGLTLEDLQGLFTTLRRLRIEAGDFAV from the coding sequence ATGTCCGGACCGCTGCCCTTCGACCCGGTCGAGCGTGCCAGCGATTCGTGGGCCAAGCACTACCCCGAAGCCGGCGAGCAGGTGTACGCCGCGATGCGGGCGGTGACCTCGATCATGCGTGCCCAGCAGATCCTGATCGCCGGCCTGGACGCCTCGTTGCGGCCCTTCGGCCTGACCTTCGCCCGCTACGAGGCGCTGGTGCTGCTGACCTTCTCCTCCACCGGCGCGCTGCCGCTGTCCAAGATCGGTGAGCGGTTGCAGGTGCACGCGACCAGCGTGACGAACCTGATCGACCGGTTGGAGGCCTCGGGCATGGTGCGCCGCGAGCCCAACCCGCGTGACGGCCGGGGCACCCTGGCGGTCCTCACCGATGAGGGCCGGCGGGTCGCCGACGCGGCCACCCGCGAGCTGCACAAGAACCAGTTCGGGCTGCAGGGACTCACGCTCGAGGACCTGCAGGGCCTGTTCACCACCCTGCGCCGGCTGCGGATCGAGGCCGGCGACTTCGCCGTCTGA